Proteins encoded within one genomic window of Lysinibacillus sphaericus:
- a CDS encoding acyl-CoA dehydrogenase family protein: MKEMILEVVERMLKENVSKDLVDIVEQGKWASDIWNLFVENGMTAVAICEESGGAGGDLEDLLNIVRLTGKYAAPIPFTETTLANYLLAYTNLQVMDDLATYALAETPSFTLENDKLTGTAQHIPWARHTKQLVTLAHSTKGIHLVAIDLNQAAISTDKNLAGEPRDTVTFQNANVCQQSTVLTSKQIQTMTAIATAFQLAMITGAIEKINDLTVHYTKEREQFGRPLHRFQLVQQHIVNLAGETALALAAFNNVTVALDAQSPLSEVAYARIRFEEMIQTVATISHQVHAAIGTTHEHSLQQYTRRLWSWRDEGASTFYWTDLVATQLLEHSGDSLWAYMTSFTNNSLLLKAQS; the protein is encoded by the coding sequence ATGAAAGAAATGATTCTTGAAGTAGTAGAACGAATGCTAAAAGAAAATGTTAGTAAAGATTTAGTTGATATTGTCGAGCAAGGCAAGTGGGCATCGGATATCTGGAATTTGTTCGTGGAAAACGGTATGACGGCTGTCGCCATTTGTGAAGAAAGTGGCGGTGCCGGTGGCGATTTAGAAGATTTATTAAATATTGTTCGTTTAACAGGAAAATATGCAGCTCCGATCCCATTTACAGAAACAACATTAGCAAACTACTTATTAGCATATACTAACCTACAAGTAATGGATGATTTGGCAACCTATGCGCTAGCTGAAACGCCGAGCTTTACACTTGAAAACGACAAACTAACGGGCACAGCACAACATATTCCTTGGGCGCGCCATACAAAGCAATTAGTAACACTTGCACACAGCACAAAAGGTATCCATTTAGTTGCAATTGACTTAAACCAAGCGGCTATTTCAACGGATAAAAACTTAGCTGGTGAGCCACGTGATACGGTAACATTCCAAAACGCCAATGTTTGCCAACAATCTACTGTCTTAACTTCTAAACAAATTCAGACTATGACAGCCATTGCAACAGCCTTTCAACTAGCAATGATAACGGGCGCTATTGAAAAAATAAATGACTTAACCGTGCACTATACAAAAGAGCGTGAGCAATTTGGTCGTCCTCTCCATCGCTTCCAGCTTGTTCAGCAACATATTGTGAACTTAGCAGGTGAAACAGCGTTAGCTTTAGCAGCATTTAATAATGTGACTGTTGCCCTCGATGCACAAAGCCCTCTGAGTGAAGTGGCCTATGCACGAATTCGTTTTGAAGAAATGATTCAAACGGTAGCGACCATTTCCCACCAAGTGCATGCTGCAATTGGTACGACACACGAACATAGCTTACAACAGTATACACGTAGGCTTTGGTCATGGCGTGATGAAGGCGCAAGCACTTTTTATTGGACTGATTTGGTGGCAACTCAATTACTAGAACATAGCGGTGACAGCTTATGGGCTTATATGACGTCATTCACTAACAATTCACTACTGCTCAAAGCTCAGAGCTAA
- a CDS encoding enoyl-CoA hydratase/isomerase family protein: MADLLFDVKDHIATITLNRPEAYNAFSEEMIAEWITALETVRDSDDIRVVIVKGNGKSFCAGGDIKAMQAGEGFFKSEDDISSTGLARKNSLWKKIQRIPLLLEEIDKPVIAQVHGFAMGAGLDMALMCDIRITAKSTKISESYINVAIVPGDGGAYYLPKLIGIDQALDMFWTARVLTAEEAKAKGIVTFVVEDEALEEYTLQYAQELASRPTTTVQFIKRAVYQSQRMDLRTALDYISSQMAIVTELEDFKEGVTAVLEKRKAVYK, encoded by the coding sequence ATGGCAGATTTATTATTTGATGTTAAAGACCATATTGCCACAATTACGTTAAATCGACCGGAGGCGTATAATGCGTTTAGCGAGGAAATGATTGCAGAATGGATTACAGCGCTTGAAACCGTACGTGATTCAGATGATATTCGTGTGGTTATCGTGAAAGGAAATGGCAAATCATTCTGTGCAGGTGGCGATATTAAGGCGATGCAAGCTGGAGAAGGTTTTTTCAAAAGTGAGGATGATATTTCTTCGACTGGCTTAGCACGAAAAAATTCGCTATGGAAAAAGATTCAACGTATTCCATTGCTGCTTGAAGAAATTGATAAGCCAGTAATTGCACAAGTGCACGGTTTCGCAATGGGTGCCGGTCTTGATATGGCTTTAATGTGTGATATTCGGATAACGGCAAAATCAACAAAAATCTCAGAGAGCTACATAAACGTAGCAATCGTTCCTGGTGATGGTGGCGCCTACTATTTACCAAAGCTTATCGGCATCGATCAGGCACTGGACATGTTTTGGACTGCGCGTGTTTTAACAGCTGAAGAAGCGAAAGCGAAAGGCATCGTTACCTTTGTCGTAGAAGATGAGGCACTCGAAGAATACACATTACAGTATGCACAAGAACTAGCAAGTCGCCCAACAACAACAGTACAATTCATTAAACGTGCGGTCTATCAAAGCCAACGCATGGATTTACGCACAGCACTCGATTACATTTCTTCTCAAATGGCGATTGTAACAGAACTAGAAGATTTTAAAGAAGGTGTAACAGCCGTCTTAGAAAAACGTAAAGCAGTATACAAATAA
- a CDS encoding CaiB/BaiF CoA transferase family protein, with protein MQPLNNIRVLDLSRVYAAPAGSMLLADLGAEVIRVEHPDGSDSMRDWGPFLNEQSTYYLCANRNKKSITLDLKTDEDKEKFKELVKDADIILENFKTGDMERMGLSYEELKKINPQLIYCAVTGFGQTGPLAYEPGFDPVIQAMSGLMHVTGATDGEATRVGVPIADILTSHYVVISILSALRMRDITNNGQFIDLALLDVQMSSLANVASAYLNTGFASERLGNRHNNVAPYQVFNCADGPLMICVGTDGQFQKFCTMLERQEWATDARFITNTMRKQHEVELVQLISDITITKTRDEWIALLQQYKIPGGRVNSIAEALEQPQVMARDMIGEIEHKKYGKIKFVKNPLQFSNLNIQYKLAPPILGEHTNEFQKSSLPK; from the coding sequence ATGCAACCTCTTAATAATATTCGGGTGTTAGATTTATCACGTGTCTATGCCGCTCCTGCCGGCTCCATGTTGCTAGCTGATTTAGGTGCTGAAGTTATACGTGTAGAGCATCCCGATGGCTCTGATAGTATGCGTGACTGGGGTCCATTTTTAAATGAACAAAGCACCTATTATTTATGTGCCAATCGCAATAAAAAATCGATAACATTAGATTTAAAAACAGATGAGGACAAGGAAAAATTTAAAGAGCTAGTAAAGGATGCAGATATTATTCTTGAAAACTTTAAAACTGGTGATATGGAGCGGATGGGGCTAAGCTATGAGGAATTAAAAAAAATAAATCCGCAACTCATCTATTGCGCGGTGACCGGCTTTGGTCAAACAGGTCCCCTCGCCTACGAACCAGGGTTTGATCCGGTCATACAGGCGATGAGTGGATTAATGCATGTAACAGGTGCAACGGATGGTGAGGCGACAAGAGTCGGTGTCCCAATTGCAGATATTTTAACTTCCCATTATGTCGTCATCAGTATTTTATCTGCATTACGAATGCGAGATATAACGAATAACGGGCAGTTTATTGATTTAGCATTATTGGATGTTCAAATGAGTAGCTTAGCAAATGTTGCGAGTGCCTATTTAAATACAGGATTTGCTTCTGAACGTTTAGGAAATCGGCATAATAACGTAGCGCCCTATCAAGTATTTAACTGCGCAGACGGTCCTTTAATGATATGTGTTGGTACTGATGGGCAGTTTCAAAAATTTTGCACAATGCTTGAACGTCAAGAGTGGGCAACCGACGCACGTTTTATAACAAACACGATGCGAAAGCAACATGAAGTAGAACTGGTACAACTCATTTCGGACATTACAATAACTAAAACGCGTGATGAATGGATTGCGTTATTACAACAATATAAAATACCCGGAGGTCGTGTGAATTCCATTGCGGAAGCACTTGAACAACCACAAGTTATGGCACGTGACATGATTGGAGAAATCGAACACAAAAAATATGGCAAAATAAAATTCGTCAAAAACCCGTTGCAGTTTTCAAATTTAAATATTCAATATAAATTAGCTCCACCTATACTTGGGGAACATACAAATGAATTCCAAAAATCGTCTCTACCGAAATAA
- a CDS encoding IclR family transcriptional regulator: protein MNQETFEKNYTMSSLHKAIKVLKAFTKEEPNLSLTELSKKTGISISSLQRFVSTFVYEGFLHKDEGTKRYQLGHSLLYLGNLVKQESSLIIVAEPILKKLNEDMGESVSMNIIDGLERRCIVNYDSTYPLSTKMYVGDTSPLYAGASSKTLLAFMPNVEDYVEHITLEPITDKTICSKEQLLNELQQIRAQRFAISNSERVRGACSVSAPILNASHQIIASVTLVIPEVRYNDYDENHLIATILKVAANIEKQLF from the coding sequence ATGAATCAAGAAACTTTCGAAAAAAACTATACAATGTCATCGTTGCACAAAGCGATTAAAGTATTAAAAGCATTTACAAAAGAAGAACCTAACCTCTCTTTAACAGAGTTGAGTAAAAAAACAGGTATTAGCATCTCCAGTTTACAACGTTTTGTTTCTACCTTTGTGTATGAAGGATTTCTTCATAAAGATGAGGGAACAAAACGCTACCAATTAGGTCATTCACTGCTCTATTTAGGAAACCTAGTCAAACAAGAGTCCAGTCTAATTATTGTTGCAGAGCCTATTTTAAAAAAGCTCAATGAAGATATGGGTGAAAGTGTCTCGATGAATATTATCGACGGCTTAGAAAGGCGCTGTATAGTAAACTATGATTCTACCTACCCTCTATCAACGAAAATGTATGTAGGTGACACCTCCCCACTTTATGCAGGTGCATCTTCTAAAACATTACTCGCATTTATGCCAAATGTTGAAGATTATGTAGAACATATCACACTTGAACCAATTACCGATAAGACGATTTGTTCCAAAGAACAGCTATTAAACGAATTACAGCAAATTCGCGCGCAACGTTTTGCCATAAGTAATAGTGAGCGGGTGCGCGGCGCCTGTTCTGTATCAGCCCCAATATTAAATGCTTCGCATCAAATTATCGCTTCCGTCACACTCGTTATACCGGAAGTCCGTTACAATGATTACGATGAAAATCATTTAATTGCAACGATTCTAAAAGTCGCTGCAAATATTGAAAAACAACTGTTTTAA
- a CDS encoding 5' nucleotidase, NT5C type, with product MKFGFDIDDTLINLRAHAFSLYNKKLGKDITLEAFHALERVEIHEPFGLTDAEGAAMWNSSLEEIYFTDCPIFEMALETLQTLHQEGHEIYYITSRPKQYCQQTQQWMKAQGFPVEEGHFYCGMQDAEKVNIIKKLVLDVYVDDKPAVLETLQDIHTKVILKNQSYNQYVNLPRMHHWHEFLSKMND from the coding sequence ATGAAATTTGGTTTTGATATAGATGACACATTGATCAATTTACGGGCACATGCTTTTTCACTTTATAATAAAAAACTAGGTAAAGATATCACACTGGAAGCCTTTCATGCTTTAGAAAGAGTGGAGATTCATGAGCCCTTTGGCTTAACAGATGCAGAAGGCGCCGCAATGTGGAATAGTTCTTTAGAGGAAATATACTTTACGGATTGTCCAATTTTTGAAATGGCCCTTGAAACGCTACAAACATTACATCAAGAGGGGCATGAAATTTATTATATTACGTCACGTCCGAAGCAATATTGTCAGCAAACGCAACAATGGATGAAGGCTCAAGGTTTTCCTGTGGAAGAGGGGCATTTCTATTGTGGTATGCAAGACGCGGAGAAAGTGAACATTATTAAAAAACTTGTATTAGATGTTTATGTAGATGATAAACCAGCTGTATTAGAAACACTACAAGACATCCACACAAAAGTGATATTAAAAAACCAATCTTACAACCAGTATGTGAATTTACCTCGAATGCATCATTGGCATGAGTTTTTAAGCAAAATGAATGATTAA
- a CDS encoding FAD-dependent monooxygenase: MNYHADVCIVGAGPAGALLAHLLVKKGLSVILLEQNATLGQAFRGEHLNEEGEAVLKKHFLFEAVEALGLLRMEKLEYYAKGEVIKTIVPDAIIGHLGIHVPQAHLLKGILQQTVHFQNFKCFLHTKVTTLLMDTSGRYIGVVARKDDETIEIKSQLIIGADGRYSTIRKRAHIASQKQKHGFDLLWAKIPAPQDWEPAIKMALIDEKQLSLFSQTGGFIQIGWNIEQGNFAQLRKQPFTPFVHKLIEAFPQLDDIVTHYIQSWQDFVLLDVFSSHCDCWGTAGLVLLGDAVHTMTPTGAFGLNSALKDADCLASLLNKETISQFNVQDFQQMRAQAIEEVLAQQIEKEQTFAFHFIDRAS; encoded by the coding sequence GTGAATTATCATGCGGATGTTTGTATTGTCGGAGCTGGACCAGCTGGTGCACTTCTTGCGCATTTGCTAGTTAAAAAGGGTCTATCCGTCATACTATTGGAACAAAACGCAACGCTTGGGCAGGCATTTCGTGGTGAGCATTTAAACGAAGAAGGTGAGGCGGTTCTCAAAAAGCATTTTCTTTTTGAAGCGGTTGAAGCACTTGGTTTATTACGAATGGAGAAATTAGAATATTATGCGAAGGGCGAAGTCATTAAAACGATTGTTCCAGATGCCATTATAGGGCATTTAGGTATTCATGTGCCTCAAGCTCATTTGCTTAAGGGAATACTTCAACAAACAGTTCACTTTCAAAACTTTAAGTGTTTCTTGCATACTAAAGTGACAACACTTTTGATGGATACTTCAGGGCGATATATCGGTGTTGTGGCTAGGAAAGACGATGAAACAATTGAAATCAAAAGTCAGCTTATTATAGGAGCGGATGGTCGATACTCGACTATTCGAAAGCGAGCCCATATTGCCAGCCAAAAACAGAAACATGGTTTTGATTTACTGTGGGCGAAAATTCCAGCTCCTCAAGATTGGGAGCCAGCTATTAAAATGGCATTAATTGATGAAAAACAATTGTCGCTATTCTCCCAGACTGGGGGCTTTATTCAAATTGGTTGGAATATTGAACAAGGAAATTTTGCGCAGCTGAGAAAGCAGCCATTTACACCGTTTGTTCACAAGCTAATTGAGGCCTTTCCACAGCTAGATGATATTGTTACACACTATATTCAATCATGGCAGGACTTTGTGTTACTCGATGTATTTAGTAGTCATTGCGATTGTTGGGGTACAGCAGGACTTGTTCTGTTAGGTGATGCTGTTCATACCATGACACCTACTGGCGCATTCGGCTTAAATAGCGCGCTAAAAGATGCAGATTGTCTTGCATCCTTACTAAACAAAGAGACAATTAGTCAATTTAATGTGCAAGATTTTCAACAAATGCGAGCACAGGCGATTGAAGAAGTATTAGCGCAGCAAATTGAAAAAGAACAGACTTTTGCCTTTCACTTCATCGATAGGGCATCTTGA
- the ribD gene encoding bifunctional diaminohydroxyphosphoribosylaminopyrimidine deaminase/5-amino-6-(5-phosphoribosylamino)uracil reductase RibD, with protein sequence MTTDEKYMQLALDLAASARGNTNPNPLVGAVIVKDGVIVGTGLHRKAGEPHAEVHAFRMAGEHAKGATLYVTLEPCSHFGKTPPCANLVKESEVSRVVVAMQDPNPAVAGKGIQLLRDAGIEVEVGVLEEQSRRLNERFIHNMLTKRPFVISKYAMTLDGKIAAHTGHSKWVTGAEAREDVHHIRHEVDAILVGVGTVIADNPSLTTRLNNRQGKNPIRIIMDSYLRTPAHANVLNVEEAQTIIVCSEEVKQEQISTFEAKGVTVLPVRRDNEGLHIDDMLEKLYVLGITDILVEGGSAINASFLQSAAINKYIIYVAPKVLGGRLSLTPIAGYNAATMDEAWDVEFDSFNKLGQDLRIIAYPKKGEGK encoded by the coding sequence ATGACGACAGATGAAAAATATATGCAATTGGCATTAGATTTGGCGGCGAGTGCAAGAGGGAATACGAACCCAAATCCTCTTGTAGGTGCTGTTATTGTAAAAGATGGTGTTATTGTAGGCACTGGTTTGCATCGTAAAGCCGGGGAGCCTCATGCGGAAGTGCATGCCTTTCGTATGGCGGGAGAGCACGCTAAAGGTGCTACTCTTTATGTTACGCTTGAGCCTTGCTCACATTTTGGTAAAACGCCACCTTGTGCGAATTTAGTTAAAGAATCTGAAGTGAGTCGAGTTGTAGTAGCGATGCAGGACCCGAATCCAGCTGTAGCGGGCAAAGGTATACAATTGCTACGTGATGCAGGCATTGAGGTGGAGGTAGGTGTACTAGAAGAACAATCTCGACGTTTAAACGAACGTTTTATACACAATATGCTTACTAAACGTCCATTCGTTATTTCAAAATATGCTATGACATTGGATGGCAAAATTGCAGCGCATACAGGGCATTCCAAATGGGTAACGGGTGCAGAAGCTCGGGAAGATGTGCACCATATTCGTCATGAAGTAGACGCCATATTAGTCGGCGTTGGAACAGTGATTGCTGATAATCCATCTTTAACGACGCGATTAAATAATCGACAAGGCAAGAATCCTATACGAATTATTATGGATAGCTATCTTCGTACACCAGCACATGCAAATGTATTAAATGTAGAAGAAGCGCAAACGATTATTGTCTGCAGTGAGGAAGTCAAACAAGAGCAAATTAGCACTTTTGAGGCAAAAGGTGTTACGGTCCTCCCTGTGCGAAGAGATAATGAAGGATTGCATATTGATGATATGTTAGAGAAACTTTATGTACTTGGTATTACAGATATTTTAGTGGAGGGTGGTAGCGCAATTAATGCCTCATTTTTACAAAGTGCTGCCATCAATAAATATATCATCTATGTAGCGCCTAAAGTTTTAGGTGGTCGTCTATCATTAACACCAATCGCTGGTTACAATGCAGCAACGATGGATGAAGCATGGGATGTTGAATTTGATTCATTTAATAAGTTAGGGCAAGATTTACGCATTATTGCTTATCCGAAAAAAGGTGAAGGAAAGTGA
- a CDS encoding GTP cyclohydrolase II, whose product MTITTKVVDIVKDKMTIVKHSETENICLVGPVKLPVKQGEFSATFQWYNWLKIDSNLSKEEIIDGLATANLAFSQQSSVLVYGDFANEEDVLIRMHSICHTGDIFGSQRCDCGYQLHESMKMIVEHGCGAIFYLADHEGRGIGLFSKSLAYLLQEEGLDTVEANHALGFQDDTRSYEEAITVLTALRSKPVTLITNNPKKLAALQMHGLTANGHIPLWGGVTETNRFYLDTKVEKSGHIRDMK is encoded by the coding sequence ATGACAATTACTACTAAAGTAGTGGATATAGTGAAGGACAAAATGACAATTGTAAAGCATTCAGAAACTGAAAATATTTGTCTTGTAGGTCCTGTGAAATTACCTGTTAAGCAAGGTGAATTTTCAGCGACATTCCAATGGTATAACTGGTTAAAAATTGATAGTAATCTATCAAAAGAAGAAATAATTGATGGGCTAGCAACAGCAAATTTAGCATTTTCTCAGCAATCATCTGTACTTGTTTATGGGGATTTTGCAAATGAGGAAGATGTTTTAATTCGTATGCACAGCATCTGTCATACAGGTGATATCTTTGGAAGCCAACGCTGTGACTGTGGCTACCAGTTGCATGAATCGATGAAAATGATTGTAGAGCATGGTTGCGGTGCGATTTTCTATTTAGCAGACCATGAAGGGCGTGGCATCGGATTATTCTCAAAATCGCTTGCGTATTTACTACAAGAAGAAGGTTTAGATACAGTAGAAGCGAATCATGCACTTGGCTTCCAAGATGATACGCGCTCTTATGAAGAGGCGATTACGGTTTTAACGGCTCTTCGTTCAAAACCTGTAACACTAATTACGAACAATCCGAAAAAGCTAGCCGCTTTACAGATGCACGGTTTAACAGCAAATGGACATATCCCGTTATGGGGTGGGGTAACAGAGACAAACCGCTTTTATTTAGATACAAAAGTTGAAAAATCTGGTCATATCCGTGACATGAAGTAA
- a CDS encoding TrkA C-terminal domain-containing protein: MNLEKNVQVKQPKYQQIAVDLASKIVEKKYQIGDKIYARSSLASQYNVSAETARRAIAVLQDLEIVEASKGSGVIIKSYEMAARFVRQFQDVQSVHELQNELLISIQKQQQELLYLQEKTKQLISRTEHFRSVNPFIPYQIEMTADSPCIHHTLQELNFWQNTSSTIVGIRRGNELLLSPGPYASIEEGDIIYFIGNDESLGRVQSFLYPN, encoded by the coding sequence ATGAACTTAGAAAAAAATGTTCAAGTAAAGCAACCAAAATACCAGCAAATAGCGGTAGACCTTGCTTCAAAAATTGTAGAAAAAAAATATCAAATTGGCGATAAAATTTATGCAAGATCTTCATTGGCTAGCCAATACAATGTATCGGCTGAAACGGCAAGAAGAGCGATAGCCGTGTTGCAAGATTTAGAAATTGTCGAAGCATCCAAAGGTAGCGGTGTCATCATTAAATCGTATGAAATGGCGGCGCGCTTTGTCCGACAGTTCCAAGATGTTCAATCTGTTCATGAACTACAAAATGAACTGTTGATCAGTATTCAAAAACAACAACAGGAATTGTTGTATTTACAAGAAAAAACAAAACAACTAATTAGTCGCACTGAACATTTCCGTTCCGTTAATCCTTTTATTCCATATCAAATTGAAATGACAGCTGATAGCCCGTGTATTCATCACACATTGCAAGAATTAAATTTTTGGCAAAATACATCTAGCACGATTGTTGGTATCCGTCGTGGCAATGAATTATTACTTTCACCAGGACCATATGCTTCAATTGAAGAAGGAGATATTATTTACTTTATCGGCAATGATGAAAGCTTAGGCCGCGTGCAGAGCTTTTTATATCCAAATTAA
- a CDS encoding quaternary amine ABC transporter ATP-binding protein has protein sequence MEKIKVEHVSKVFGKHIPQALELVKQQKSKTDILKETGATVGVYDASFTVNEGEIFVIMGLSGSGKSTLIRLLNRLIEPTSGNIYIDGENISKMGKESLRTARRSKMSMVFQNFGLFPHRTLLQNTEYGLEIRGISKEERKAKAEQALANAGLLAYKDQYPNQLSGGMQQRVGLARALANDPEILLMDEAFSALDPLIRKEMQDELLDLQRTLKKTILFITHDLNEALRIGDRIAIMKDGSIIQIGTGEEILTNPANEYVKTFVEDVDRSKVLTAENVMVRPVYVNVDLDGPTVALKRMRQEAVSLLIAVDKNRHLKGFITADDALAAAKKQEQTVHSIVQSEMLTVPPDMLLQDILGMIHNSPTPIAVVKDERLLGVLIRGVVIEALSTCTEEDVTHE, from the coding sequence ATGGAAAAAATAAAAGTAGAACATGTTTCTAAAGTTTTTGGTAAGCATATTCCTCAAGCTTTAGAACTCGTCAAACAACAAAAAAGCAAGACAGATATTTTAAAAGAAACAGGTGCAACGGTTGGTGTTTATGATGCTAGCTTTACCGTCAATGAAGGAGAAATTTTCGTCATTATGGGCTTATCTGGTAGCGGGAAATCAACACTTATTCGACTGTTGAATCGTCTTATCGAACCAACGAGTGGCAATATTTATATTGATGGCGAAAATATTTCTAAAATGGGAAAAGAAAGCTTACGAACCGCTAGAAGAAGCAAAATGAGTATGGTTTTTCAAAACTTCGGTTTATTCCCTCACCGTACACTTCTACAAAATACCGAGTATGGTCTTGAAATACGAGGTATCTCTAAAGAAGAGCGCAAAGCTAAAGCAGAACAAGCTTTAGCAAACGCAGGCTTACTTGCCTATAAAGATCAATATCCAAACCAACTATCTGGCGGGATGCAACAACGTGTTGGCTTAGCACGCGCACTCGCAAACGATCCAGAAATTTTATTAATGGATGAAGCATTTTCTGCTCTCGATCCTTTGATTCGGAAAGAAATGCAGGATGAATTACTCGATTTACAACGAACATTGAAAAAAACAATTTTATTTATTACCCATGATTTAAATGAGGCACTACGCATTGGTGACCGTATAGCCATAATGAAGGACGGTTCTATTATTCAAATTGGGACTGGTGAAGAAATTTTAACGAATCCAGCAAATGAATATGTAAAAACATTTGTTGAAGATGTCGATCGCTCTAAAGTATTAACAGCTGAAAACGTAATGGTTCGACCAGTATATGTCAACGTTGACCTTGATGGACCTACAGTTGCACTGAAAAGAATGCGTCAAGAAGCTGTTAGTTTACTAATTGCTGTTGACAAAAACAGACATTTGAAAGGATTTATTACTGCTGATGATGCACTAGCGGCTGCTAAAAAACAGGAACAAACAGTACATTCGATTGTTCAATCCGAAATGTTAACCGTTCCTCCAGATATGCTTTTACAGGATATTTTAGGCATGATTCATAACTCCCCTACTCCTATTGCAGTTGTGAAAGACGAACGTTTACTTGGTGTTCTTATCCGTGGCGTGGTTATCGAAGCACTTTCAACATGCACTGAGGAGGACGTAACACATGAATAA
- a CDS encoding ABC transporter permease: MNNFLDNIPTLPLAPWVESAMDWLTSNFSAFFDVIQKYGKLLMNQVTDLLISIPAIILILLVVILAFFAVGKKLGLASFTLIGLLFIYNQGLWDHLMETTTLVLFSSIISIIIGIPLGILMSKSSVAENIIKPILDFMQTMPGFVYLIPAVAFFGIGIVPGVFASVIFALPPTVRMTNLGIRQVPKELVEAADSYGSTAAQKLFKVEIPLAKSTIMAGINQTVMLSLSMVVIASMIGAPGLGREVLTALQRTQVGNGFVAGLGLVIFAIIIDRLTQSFNRKKEL, translated from the coding sequence ATGAATAATTTTTTAGACAATATTCCAACCTTACCACTTGCCCCATGGGTAGAATCAGCCATGGACTGGTTGACGAGTAATTTTTCAGCATTCTTCGATGTGATACAAAAATACGGAAAACTACTCATGAACCAGGTCACGGATTTATTAATTAGCATTCCCGCTATTATTCTTATTTTACTTGTCGTTATTTTAGCATTTTTCGCTGTAGGCAAAAAATTGGGGCTTGCAAGCTTTACACTAATAGGTCTGTTATTTATTTACAATCAAGGTTTATGGGATCACTTGATGGAAACGACAACACTCGTATTATTCTCTAGTATCATTTCTATCATCATCGGTATCCCACTTGGTATTTTAATGTCCAAGTCAAGCGTTGCTGAAAATATTATTAAACCAATTCTTGACTTTATGCAAACGATGCCTGGCTTCGTATATTTAATCCCCGCAGTTGCCTTTTTCGGCATTGGCATTGTACCTGGTGTATTTGCATCCGTTATTTTTGCATTGCCCCCTACTGTACGTATGACAAATTTAGGAATTAGACAAGTACCAAAAGAATTAGTAGAAGCTGCTGATTCATACGGCAGTACCGCAGCACAAAAATTATTTAAAGTAGAAATTCCACTTGCCAAATCAACCATTATGGCCGGTATTAACCAAACGGTTATGTTATCTCTATCAATGGTTGTTATCGCGTCGATGATTGGGGCACCAGGACTTGGTCGTGAAGTATTAACAGCATTGCAACGTACACAAGTCGGTAATGGATTTGTTGCTGGTTTAGGACTCGTGATTTTCGCGATTATTATCGATCGCTTAACTCAAAGCTTTAATCGAAAAAAAGAGCTGTAA